The proteins below come from a single Saccharophagus degradans 2-40 genomic window:
- a CDS encoding sugar phosphate isomerase/epimerase family protein translates to MAHISRRHMFQLASGAAALAASTSVVPALAGHHKHPFFQISLAQWSLHRAFKNGVAKPENFAYIAKQVFDIRGIEYVNQFYYDTYSDTLIKNLKNQADSEGVESLLIMVDREGDLGAGNKKERKLTVEKHHRWAHMAKALGCHSIRVNARSVGSYDEQMKSAADGLHQLGDYCDKLDLNVLVENHGGLSSNGQWLAGVMKLADHPRVGTLPDFGNFVTNWETGESYDRYKGVAELMPWAKAVSAKSFEFDKNGNAVQTDFYRMMKIVKDAGYKGWVGIEYEGDKEGEIEGIFKTKALLEHIQKADS, encoded by the coding sequence ATGGCACACATATCTAGACGTCACATGTTCCAACTCGCCTCAGGGGCAGCAGCTTTAGCGGCAAGTACCAGCGTCGTTCCTGCACTTGCAGGCCATCACAAACACCCCTTTTTCCAAATTTCTCTCGCCCAGTGGTCGCTGCATCGCGCATTTAAAAATGGCGTCGCCAAGCCAGAGAACTTTGCATACATTGCCAAGCAGGTATTCGACATACGCGGCATTGAATATGTTAATCAGTTTTACTACGACACCTATAGCGACACATTAATAAAAAACCTCAAAAACCAAGCCGATAGCGAAGGTGTTGAGAGCCTACTGATAATGGTGGATCGCGAAGGAGACCTAGGTGCAGGTAATAAAAAAGAGCGCAAGCTCACCGTCGAAAAACATCATCGCTGGGCACATATGGCAAAAGCATTAGGTTGTCACTCTATTCGCGTCAATGCGCGCAGCGTAGGCAGCTACGATGAGCAAATGAAAAGTGCCGCCGATGGCCTGCATCAACTAGGCGACTACTGCGACAAACTTGACTTAAATGTACTTGTCGAAAATCACGGCGGCCTCTCTTCAAATGGCCAATGGCTAGCTGGGGTAATGAAACTGGCCGACCACCCACGCGTTGGCACCCTGCCCGATTTTGGTAATTTTGTAACAAACTGGGAAACCGGCGAAAGCTACGATCGCTACAAAGGTGTTGCAGAGCTTATGCCTTGGGCAAAAGCCGTAAGCGCTAAATCGTTTGAATTCGATAAAAATGGCAATGCCGTACAAACCGATTTTTATCGCATGATGAAAATAGTAAAAGACGCAGGCTACAAGGGTTGGGTAGGCATTGAGTACGAAGGCGACAAAGAGGGCGAAATAGAAGGTATATTCAAAACCAAAGCCCTACTCGAACACATACAAAAAGCAGACTCATAA
- a CDS encoding Gfo/Idh/MocA family protein — MSKVRMGLVGGGPGAFIGDVHRMAARIDGEIELVCGAFSSQPEKSTEAGRALYLPTSRVYESYIKMFEAEAKLPAEERMEFVAIVTPNHLHYPIAIAALEAGFHVMCEKPATFTLQESLLLKAAIEKTSLLFGVTHTYTGYPIVHEARERVARGDLGKITKVLVEYNQGWLADSEAEASKQASWRIDPKQAGISCCMGDIGVHAANLAETITGSNITRVLADLAAVVPGRQLDDDGSVLLRFENGARGVLVASQISVGEENNLTIRVYGTKGGLEWHQMNPNTLTLKWADKPAETVRAGWGYLGNTAQHNTRTPAGHPEGYLEAFANLYTNFSVAVKQTRTNKGNGITPIEGVPGIEDAINGMAFIQAVVTSSADGNVWLDINKVIANAQQ; from the coding sequence ATGTCGAAAGTAAGAATGGGGTTAGTGGGCGGCGGCCCTGGGGCATTTATAGGCGACGTACATCGCATGGCCGCGCGAATAGACGGCGAAATAGAGCTTGTATGCGGTGCATTTAGCAGTCAGCCAGAAAAATCCACAGAGGCAGGCCGCGCGCTTTATTTACCCACATCACGAGTTTATGAAAGCTATATAAAAATGTTCGAAGCAGAGGCAAAACTCCCCGCAGAAGAGCGCATGGAATTCGTTGCCATTGTTACACCAAACCACCTGCACTACCCCATTGCTATTGCAGCACTAGAAGCAGGTTTTCACGTTATGTGTGAAAAGCCCGCTACATTTACTTTACAAGAAAGCTTGCTACTTAAAGCTGCCATAGAAAAAACAAGCTTACTTTTTGGCGTAACTCACACCTACACCGGCTACCCCATAGTGCACGAAGCACGCGAGCGTGTAGCGCGTGGCGACTTAGGCAAAATTACCAAGGTATTAGTCGAATACAATCAAGGCTGGCTGGCCGACAGTGAAGCGGAAGCAAGCAAGCAAGCTTCGTGGCGCATCGATCCCAAACAAGCAGGCATCAGCTGTTGCATGGGCGATATTGGTGTGCACGCAGCCAATTTAGCCGAAACCATTACAGGTTCTAATATAACCCGCGTGCTGGCAGACCTAGCTGCGGTAGTACCTGGCCGACAACTAGACGACGATGGCTCGGTACTTTTACGATTTGAAAATGGTGCCCGTGGTGTACTCGTTGCCAGCCAAATAAGCGTTGGGGAAGAAAACAATTTAACCATTCGTGTATACGGCACCAAAGGCGGCTTAGAATGGCACCAAATGAACCCGAACACCCTCACCTTAAAGTGGGCAGATAAGCCCGCAGAAACCGTACGCGCAGGCTGGGGATATTTAGGTAACACCGCTCAACACAATACGCGAACGCCCGCCGGCCACCCTGAAGGCTACCTAGAAGCCTTTGCCAACCTTTACACCAACTTTTCTGTTGCGGTTAAACAAACGCGAACCAATAAAGGCAATGGGATTACGCCAATAGAAGGTGTACCAGGCATTGAAGACGCCATTAACGGTATGGCGTTTATACAAGCGGTTGTAACCAGCAGCGCAGACGGCAATGTGTGGCTAGATATAAATAAAGTTATCGCCAACGCACAGCAATAA
- a CDS encoding TIGR04211 family SH3 domain-containing protein, with the protein MKATLNSAVISLTKQLNTRTLRCLLICSALIASLATSSQVAAKTVYISDILYVPLRSGAGNQYRIINSSMKSGTALTHLEDSEDGEWAFVRTGNSIEGWIRSQYLVDEEPARDRLAKVQTELAKLKKQNASLAEEAKQLSQENASLKSSASAAMQEQSSAQSELERIKTLSEDAINLEKRYQDLLEKHQLLKTERDSLEAENEQLINSQELNFMFYGAGLLILGMLLAVILPMIKRKKGYSDWAH; encoded by the coding sequence ACACTTAGGTGCTTATTAATCTGTAGCGCTTTAATTGCTTCGCTCGCAACCAGCAGCCAAGTTGCAGCAAAAACTGTTTATATCTCAGATATTCTCTACGTGCCTTTACGCAGCGGCGCAGGTAACCAATACCGCATCATTAATTCATCTATGAAAAGCGGCACGGCGTTAACGCATTTAGAGGACAGCGAAGACGGCGAATGGGCCTTTGTGCGTACAGGCAATAGCATTGAGGGCTGGATTAGAAGCCAATACTTGGTAGACGAAGAACCCGCTCGCGACCGACTTGCCAAAGTGCAAACCGAACTCGCTAAGCTAAAAAAACAAAATGCCTCCCTAGCGGAAGAAGCCAAGCAGCTAAGCCAAGAAAATGCTAGCTTAAAATCATCCGCGTCCGCAGCAATGCAAGAACAATCATCAGCCCAAAGTGAGTTAGAAAGAATTAAAACCCTCTCCGAAGATGCAATTAACCTCGAAAAGCGCTATCAAGACTTGCTTGAAAAACATCAGCTACTAAAAACAGAAAGAGATTCCCTAGAAGCGGAAAACGAGCAACTTATTAACAGCCAAGAGCTTAACTTTATGTTTTATGGGGCTGGCCTGCTAATTTTGGGCATGCTGCTCGCGGTTATTTTACCCATGATTAAACGTAAAAAAGGGTATTCCGATTGGGCACATTAG
- a CDS encoding MFS transporter, with amino-acid sequence MNHPEVNVKQGHLRRFLIAHGLAAITVGIHLVLLSWLSVGVLHLSSAYVGWVQAAALIPSLFSIVLAGVLADRHNPAVLMVAVQLTLAITFAVFAFLLHADKLTFAFLLVYGALVGSCNGLVQPVREKLLMQLDTVVLQRKISSASAVQFSCQGAGVLLVTLSVYFDMALLLGLQAMLSVFAAIFYSSLVRAKAKPRPPENSVWREPLILLRQNVGLRQLLCLAAFNGYMHLGVFVVVLPILARDVYALNSQAYAFLQFTFVVGMILANIRLLYTEKVRFPGQGALFSLLYTGVVGVALSRQPTLVGLYLLVGVWGWVAGNSAGLSRIVLQSLVTFSMKGRVMALYQFILFGMAPLGALAAGYALHWFSLPTVFIVMSVSSALLFVLFLFSKTLWAVEQAE; translated from the coding sequence TTGAATCATCCAGAAGTGAATGTAAAACAAGGCCATTTGCGGCGCTTTCTAATTGCCCATGGCTTGGCAGCTATTACGGTGGGTATCCACCTTGTGCTGCTGTCTTGGTTGTCGGTTGGGGTTTTACATTTATCATCGGCGTATGTCGGCTGGGTGCAGGCCGCTGCGCTCATTCCTAGTTTATTTTCTATTGTGTTAGCGGGTGTTTTAGCCGATAGGCACAACCCAGCTGTGCTCATGGTGGCGGTGCAGCTTACTTTGGCTATTACCTTTGCTGTGTTTGCGTTTTTGCTGCACGCCGACAAATTAACTTTCGCTTTTCTGTTGGTGTATGGCGCTTTAGTAGGCAGTTGTAACGGCTTGGTTCAGCCCGTACGAGAAAAGCTACTTATGCAGCTCGATACCGTTGTGTTGCAACGCAAAATATCCAGCGCTAGCGCCGTTCAGTTTAGTTGCCAAGGGGCTGGCGTGTTGTTGGTAACCCTAAGTGTGTATTTTGATATGGCCTTGCTACTGGGGTTGCAGGCGATGTTGTCTGTATTTGCGGCTATTTTTTACAGCTCTTTGGTGCGAGCGAAAGCCAAGCCCCGCCCACCTGAAAACTCCGTGTGGCGCGAGCCGCTAATTTTGCTTCGCCAAAACGTGGGTTTGCGGCAGTTGCTTTGTTTGGCTGCGTTTAATGGCTATATGCATTTGGGTGTGTTTGTAGTGGTGCTGCCAATACTTGCACGCGATGTGTATGCGCTTAATTCACAGGCGTATGCGTTTTTACAGTTTACTTTTGTAGTAGGCATGATTTTGGCCAACATTCGCCTGCTGTATACGGAAAAAGTTCGCTTTCCTGGCCAAGGTGCTTTGTTTAGTTTGCTGTATACGGGGGTTGTAGGTGTTGCGCTATCGCGACAGCCAACGTTAGTAGGCTTGTATTTGCTGGTAGGTGTGTGGGGATGGGTTGCCGGTAACTCTGCGGGCTTATCGCGTATTGTGTTGCAATCGCTTGTGACTTTTAGCATGAAAGGCCGAGTGATGGCGCTCTATCAATTTATTTTATTCGGCATGGCTCCGCTAGGCGCATTGGCTGCGGGTTATGCGCTGCACTGGTTTAGCCTGCCAACGGTTTTTATAGTAATGAGTGTTTCAAGCGCTTTACTATTTGTGTTGTTTTTATTTAGTAAAACGCTTTGGGCTGTTGAGCAGGCAGAGTAG
- a CDS encoding peptidylprolyl isomerase has translation MPLITRFIAILLLCSATLCYAADTKQGNPTVELRTDLGVIVLELFPKKAPITVENFLGYVDSGFYDGTIFHRVIPGFVIQGGGLTYDFQNKPTLSPIKNESDNGLKNTIGTLSMARTSNPDSATSQFFININDNAHLDPQGGRPGYAVFAKVISGFEVLDKIVKEPRGLYKNHKDAPNFAVRILKAKRL, from the coding sequence ATGCCTTTAATTACTCGATTTATCGCAATTTTGCTTTTATGTAGTGCAACGCTTTGCTACGCAGCCGACACCAAACAGGGTAACCCGACTGTCGAGTTGCGCACCGATCTCGGTGTGATTGTATTAGAGCTTTTTCCTAAAAAAGCCCCTATCACCGTTGAAAACTTTTTAGGGTATGTCGATTCAGGTTTTTACGATGGCACCATATTTCACAGAGTAATCCCTGGTTTTGTTATTCAAGGGGGCGGCTTAACCTATGACTTTCAAAACAAACCCACACTCAGCCCGATTAAAAACGAATCGGATAATGGCTTAAAAAACACCATAGGTACATTATCCATGGCTCGTACATCCAACCCGGATAGCGCCACCTCGCAATTTTTTATCAATATTAACGACAACGCTCACTTAGACCCACAAGGCGGACGACCAGGTTACGCGGTGTTCGCTAAAGTTATATCGGGTTTCGAGGTATTAGACAAAATTGTGAAAGAACCAAGAGGCCTTTACAAGAACCACAAAGATGCCCCCAATTTTGCAGTACGCATTTTAAAAGCAAAAAGGCTTTAA
- a CDS encoding pyridoxine 5'-phosphate synthase → MAIDLSVNLNKIALIRNSREGNYPDVTAFGRLSLDAGAAGLTVHPRPDQRHITPDDVRNLAALRTEYPRTEFNIEGNPFAPARGTYPGLIELVAETNPEQCTLVPDNDAQKTSDHGFDLKTDGERLIPLIEKLHSLGARVSLFMDPDPEQIALAKQIGADRIELYTGPYAWAFGRNKEEGEQQFLLHKAAAEAALLCGLGINAGHDLNLQNLPLYSQLPGLQEVSIGHALTVDALLMGYSEAVAAYRAICD, encoded by the coding sequence ATGGCAATAGATTTAAGCGTTAACCTCAACAAAATTGCTCTTATACGAAACTCACGCGAGGGTAACTACCCAGATGTAACCGCCTTTGGCAGGCTCAGCTTAGATGCTGGCGCGGCTGGCTTAACCGTACACCCTCGTCCAGACCAACGCCACATCACCCCAGATGATGTACGTAACTTAGCAGCACTAAGAACAGAGTACCCTCGCACGGAATTTAACATTGAAGGCAACCCTTTTGCGCCAGCCCGTGGCACCTACCCAGGCCTGATTGAACTAGTAGCCGAAACCAACCCCGAGCAATGTACGCTTGTGCCAGATAACGATGCACAAAAAACTTCAGATCACGGTTTCGACCTAAAAACAGACGGCGAAAGGCTTATACCATTAATAGAAAAGCTGCACAGTTTAGGCGCGCGTGTAAGCTTATTTATGGACCCAGACCCAGAGCAAATTGCCCTCGCCAAACAAATTGGTGCAGATCGCATAGAACTGTACACAGGCCCCTACGCATGGGCATTTGGGCGCAATAAAGAAGAAGGCGAGCAACAGTTTTTATTACATAAAGCCGCAGCTGAAGCAGCGCTTTTATGCGGGCTAGGTATTAACGCTGGTCACGATCTAAACCTTCAAAATCTTCCCCTCTACAGCCAACTTCCAGGCCTACAAGAAGTCTCCATTGGTCACGCTTTAACCGTTGATGCACTTTTAATGGGTTATAGCGAAGCTGTTGCAGCATACCGCGCAATTTGCGACTAA
- a CDS encoding CBS domain-containing protein: protein MHSILVRDYMDRNPHAINQLASVREAIGVLVNEGITGAPVIDDSKTLVGFISEHDCIRQLLNDAFYYDESAAIGAIMRTDLKSVTPDTSILTIAEAMANGPPKNYPVVDNGKLVGLISRAHVLRALLTVND from the coding sequence ATGCATTCAATTTTGGTTCGTGACTATATGGATCGCAATCCACACGCTATTAATCAGCTAGCGAGTGTGCGCGAAGCCATTGGAGTACTCGTCAACGAAGGTATTACTGGGGCACCAGTTATTGACGACTCTAAAACACTAGTGGGGTTTATTTCAGAGCACGACTGCATCCGGCAACTATTAAACGATGCCTTTTACTATGATGAATCCGCAGCAATCGGCGCTATTATGCGTACAGATTTAAAGAGCGTAACGCCAGATACCTCCATACTCACCATTGCAGAAGCCATGGCTAACGGCCCCCCCAAGAATTACCCTGTTGTTGATAATGGCAAGCTTGTTGGGCTTATTTCTAGAGCACACGTATTAAGAGCACTGCTCACCGTTAACGATTAA
- a CDS encoding TrmH family RNA methyltransferase: MTEDSAEYLQRKEFYNRMLTVYGRKPVLEVLQDNSLEIHKLHLADSNKPAAILDDMVKLAKKRGIEVCYHDKQALSRISKNSKQDQGVAADVIGKGFQSHQSFLSSNKKHYRILALDGVTNPQNVGMIIRSACASPINAIILPEKGCAKLDPLVIKASTGTLFRAPILRCKTLASCLKAFAESGADIIGLDANAPHTLGEEPLTGAKVFVLGNETEGLSSDVRAICNKHVSIPMLNNVESLNVAVTASLIAFQGAL, from the coding sequence ATGACTGAAGATTCTGCCGAATACTTGCAACGCAAAGAGTTCTATAACCGCATGCTTACTGTGTACGGCCGTAAACCCGTGTTAGAGGTGCTGCAAGATAACAGTTTAGAAATACACAAACTGCACTTGGCAGATAGCAACAAGCCCGCCGCCATATTGGACGACATGGTAAAACTCGCCAAAAAACGCGGCATAGAAGTGTGCTATCACGATAAACAAGCACTCTCGCGCATATCTAAAAACAGCAAGCAGGACCAAGGCGTAGCGGCAGATGTAATTGGCAAAGGCTTTCAAAGCCACCAATCTTTTTTAAGCAGCAATAAAAAGCATTACCGAATTTTAGCGCTCGATGGTGTTACCAACCCTCAAAACGTTGGCATGATTATTCGCTCGGCCTGCGCCTCGCCCATCAACGCAATAATATTGCCAGAAAAAGGCTGCGCCAAACTCGACCCGCTGGTGATAAAGGCATCCACAGGCACGCTGTTTCGCGCCCCTATTTTGCGCTGCAAAACACTCGCAAGCTGCTTAAAAGCATTCGCCGAAAGTGGCGCGGATATTATTGGGCTAGACGCCAATGCGCCTCACACCTTAGGCGAAGAGCCTTTAACCGGTGCCAAGGTATTTGTTTTAGGTAACGAAACAGAAGGGCTTTCGAGTGACGTGCGCGCAATTTGTAATAAACACGTGAGTATTCCGATGTTAAACAATGTGGAATCGTTAAATGTTGCCGTTACGGCCAGCTTAATCGCGTTTCAAGGCGCACTGTAA